The sequence ACGCACGCCGCGGGCCGCGGGGGGCCAGTGGGCGACGGCGTCGTCAAACGTGGCATGCGCCTGTCGTTTGGTGAGCTGATGCAGTACGTGCTCGCGGAGCGTTTGGGCGGGCATAGGCAAGGGGGAAGCGGTGCAGGAAAGCCGTTGGGTGCGGGACCGATTCGCCGATCGGGTCGTTCCCCACGGCCCGCGCTGTACGCTCCTCATCTGCCCCCGTTCTCGATGCACGACAGCTTCTTTACCTTTGCAGCGCTGGTCCGCGAGTGGACAAACGACTTCGTGGGCGCCACCGTGCACGATGCGTACTCGCAGGTCAAAAACGAGTGCACGGTCGTGCTGGCGGCGGACGATACGCACTGGACGCTTCGCTGCTCGGTGCAGCAGCCCTTCATCTATCTGTTTCGAACGGAGGGCTATCACAAGGCGCGCCGCAACGTGGCGTCCGTCTTTGCGGATGTGGTGGGTCGGGTGGTGGCCGATGTGCACATGGCGCCGCTCGACCGGATGTTGTTTATGGACTTTGCGGACGGCTCGCGGCTGCAGTGGCAACTGTTTGGCAGCCGGGCCAACATCTTCTGGGTGGTGGACGACACGGTGCAGGCGGCCTTTCAGCGAAGCGAGGCGCTACGGGGCACCGCGCCGCCCACCCCGCGGCCCGCGCCCATGCCCACCACGCGTGCAGACTTCGAGGCGCGCTGGCGCCCCAACCGCAACAAGACGCGGCAGGCGGTGCAATCGGCCGTGCCCCTCTTCGGACCGCTCCTGGCCCGCGAGACCCTGCACCGGGCCGGCGTGTCGACCGCCGACCCAGCGGACTGCTCGGCCGAGGAACGGGCGCGCCTGTTCGATGCCGCGCAAGCGATTCAGGCGGATCTGCAGACGCCGCAGCCCGTCATCTACGGCCCCGATCCGTTCCCGGCGGCGTTCGCCCTGTGTCCGTTGCAGCACCGCACCGACCCCAGCGCGCGCTTCGATACGGTCGACGCAGCGGTGGCCACCTACGTGAAGCGAACGCTGGCCAAGCAGCACTTCCATCGCCTGTACGACCCGCTCCACGACGCCCTCACCGACGCCGCGGCCCACTACCAGCAGAGCGCCGAGCAGATGCTGGAGGCGCTCACAGCGCCCAGCCGCGCGGCCCGCTACGAGCACTGGGCGCACCTGCTCATGGCTCAGCCCGAGGAGGTGCCGCCGGGCGCCGAGGAGGGTGTGCTCCCCGATCTGTTTGCCGATGGCGCGCCCGTTACCATCCCCCTCGACCCGGCGCGCTCGCCCATCGAAAACGCCGAGCGGTATTACGACAAGGCCCGCCGCACGCGCCGCTCGCGCGAGGAGGCCGAGGCCCGCCTGATGGAGACGCAGGCCCGCGCCGAGGCTGCTCAGGAGTTGCTGGAGGCCCTAAGGGACGTGTCGTCGCTCGACGGCATCAAGGCGTTCCGGGAGCAGCACGCTGACGCGCTGGCGCCCTTCGTGCAGCAAAAAGACGAGGCCATCGACGACTTCCCGTTCCGGCGCTTCGACCTGGGGGACGGCTACGAGGTGTGGGTGGGCAAGAATGCGCGGCAGAATGACGACCTGACGTTTCACTGGGCGCAAAAATACGACCTGTGGATGCACGCGCGCGGCGTGCCCGGCTCGCACACCATCTTGCATGTGCCCAACCGCGACGCGCAGCCCGGCAAGCACCGCCTGCACACCGCCGCCCGCATTGCCGCCTACTACAGCAAGGCGCGGGGCAGCGGGGTGGTGCCGGTGATGGTCACCGAGCGGAAGTACGTCACGAGTCCGAAGGGGAGCGCGCCCGGTGCGGTGCGCGTGCAGCGCGAGGATGTGCTGTTGGTGGAGCCGGGGCTTCCGTCCTAATGTGGGCTGCGGAACCCATTTGTGGCCCACAACTACAATCCGTCGGTGCTTTAATCGATCATCGTCGATATATCATGGCAACCCTTAGGCGGAATAAATCCGATCAGTTTGATGCGGCGCACGCGGCGCTCTCGGAGCGTACCAAAGCGCTCACCCACCCGGCCCGGCTGGCGATCCTGCAGGTGCTGGCGCAGCGCGAAACCTGCATTTGTGGCGATCTGGTCGATGAACTACCGCTGGCGCAATCGACGGTGTCGAACCATCTGAAGGTGCTGCGCGACGCGGGCCTCGTGCAGGGCACCATCGACGGCCCGCGGGTGTGCTATTGCATAGACCCCGAGGGCCTACGCGCGCTCCATGAGCAATGGACGGCCTTCGTACAGCCGCTGCTGAACGGCCCTGCGGTGCAGTCGTCTTCGAAGGCTTCGACCACCGACTGCTGTTAACCTGTGCCTGATGATCGCCCCCACGTGCTGTTTGTATGCACGCACAACGCGGCCCGCTCGCAAATGGCCGAAGGATGGATGCGCCACCACCACGGCAACCGCGTTCGCGTGTCCAGCGCGGGCGTTGAGCGGAGCTACGTGCGCCC comes from Salisaeta longa DSM 21114 and encodes:
- a CDS encoding Rqc2 family fibronectin-binding protein; this encodes MHDSFFTFAALVREWTNDFVGATVHDAYSQVKNECTVVLAADDTHWTLRCSVQQPFIYLFRTEGYHKARRNVASVFADVVGRVVADVHMAPLDRMLFMDFADGSRLQWQLFGSRANIFWVVDDTVQAAFQRSEALRGTAPPTPRPAPMPTTRADFEARWRPNRNKTRQAVQSAVPLFGPLLARETLHRAGVSTADPADCSAEERARLFDAAQAIQADLQTPQPVIYGPDPFPAAFALCPLQHRTDPSARFDTVDAAVATYVKRTLAKQHFHRLYDPLHDALTDAAAHYQQSAEQMLEALTAPSRAARYEHWAHLLMAQPEEVPPGAEEGVLPDLFADGAPVTIPLDPARSPIENAERYYDKARRTRRSREEAEARLMETQARAEAAQELLEALRDVSSLDGIKAFREQHADALAPFVQQKDEAIDDFPFRRFDLGDGYEVWVGKNARQNDDLTFHWAQKYDLWMHARGVPGSHTILHVPNRDAQPGKHRLHTAARIAAYYSKARGSGVVPVMVTERKYVTSPKGSAPGAVRVQREDVLLVEPGLPS
- a CDS encoding ArsR/SmtB family transcription factor, yielding MATLRRNKSDQFDAAHAALSERTKALTHPARLAILQVLAQRETCICGDLVDELPLAQSTVSNHLKVLRDAGLVQGTIDGPRVCYCIDPEGLRALHEQWTAFVQPLLNGPAVQSSSKASTTDCC